In Mercenaria mercenaria strain notata chromosome 15, MADL_Memer_1, whole genome shotgun sequence, a single genomic region encodes these proteins:
- the LOC123550582 gene encoding uncharacterized protein LOC123550582 — MVHYAKLDLTSDFKVFRSSDSSTGMGNLNDIGRVLLEQRNNISKLLNIKQQKIGQQECQTRNTTSATGGWCEKQSKEKGGKHMTDKQLVPTLIQFLKGKYIGSFGDGPGRYKQLFIESGEVKGYDAYDGSPFCDVTSNGSVKFLDLTLPQYGLPL, encoded by the exons ATGGTGCATTATGCAAAACTGGATTTGACAAGCGACTTTAAAGTCTTCCGTTCATCCGACAGTAGCACTGGAATGGGAAATCTTAATGACATTGGACGCGTTCTTTTAGAGCAaagaaacaatatatcaaaattgctgaatataaaacaacagaaaattggACAACAAGAGTGTCAG ACAAGAAATACCACAAGTGCAACTGGAGGCTGGTGTGAGAAACAGAGCAAAGAGAAGGGAGGAAAACATATGACCGACAAACAGCTTGTACCTACattaatacaatttttaaaag GGAAATACATTGGAAGTTTTGGTGATGGACCGGGAAGATATAAACAACTTTTCATTGAATCTGGTGAAGTCAAAGGTTATGATGCATATGACGGATCGCCATTCTGTGACGTCACAAGCAATGGGAGCGTTAAGTTTCTTGATTTGACTCTACCACAATATGGACTACCTTTATAG